A region of the Paramormyrops kingsleyae isolate MSU_618 chromosome 6, PKINGS_0.4, whole genome shotgun sequence genome:
TCGGCGGTGCCTCACCACGCCTTCAAGCATGTGAGTGGAGCGCCACGGCACCACGTGCTCACACAGGGGCCGTTTATAACGGCGTGTCAGGGCCACGCACAGCCTGATGGGGATGTTGCCCAGAAACTGCAGTCTTTGGCTGCCGTGCTTCATGCTAACTTCTGCCTTACTGGCTGCTCCAGGGCAGCTGGGCGGTGCAGTATGTTGGGGACCAGTAATGGAGAGCGGATTTCAGTAAGGGGCGGGCACAGCCTCGCAGAAAGGTCCCCCTTGCAGTTATGGGGGTTACACTCTCCATCTGAGAGAGCTGTATGCTGAAACTCCCTGGCCGCCAGCCAAGCCTAGCTAGATACCATCCAAATTGCACTTTTTACAAGATTCTGAGTGAATTACAGTATCACACTGCTGGAATTTGTAATACCACTTGGCAGAAATGAAAGGACCTTCCTAGCTCACGCTGCCGGATCTACCACTAGGATAAACAGATTAGGCTTTTGTGATAAACAAAGAGCTCGGTTAGTTTCCCCTAAATTTGTTTGTGAGCGACATATCTTTGTTGATTACCACAGCGAAGGACCTTACAAAGTTCTGTGGAGAAGTTTGAAAATAAACAGTCGTCAGGGATTCATGAATTGACAGGTTTATGTTGAGTTTTTGGTAAAACCAGTTAACTGTGCTCAGCACTCAAGCTTTCACTTGATTTTACACCTTGTTGTGTAGCATATCCGGGCATTACACAGGCGTTGTACTGCTCATGCTGTGGAACCTTTGCCCTCTCACCAGGTTGACCTAAGCCTGCACACAGGCCTCAGTCCCGGGATGAAGCTGGAGGTATGTGTACGAGGCGAGCCGAATGGCAGCTACTGGGTGGCCACCATAATCACCACCTGTGGCCAGCTACTGCTGCTGCGCTATGAGGGTTACCACGACGACCGCAGGGCGGACTTCTGGTGTGACATCATGACAGCAGATCTCCATCCTATTGGCTGGAGCAAGCAGCATGGCCGAATTATGAAACCACCCGAAGGTACAGACAAAgtttcagttattttatttaaccatAATTTCCATTATAGCCTTAATGAAGAAATGTGACGAGTAGGGATGGGTATCGAGAACCAGTACTGAATTGGTATCGGTTCTGGACTGGGCAATACCGATACTATCGATAAGCTCCTGGACAAACGGTGCCACTATCGGTATTTTTGCCGTTAATTCATTCTAAGAGCGCTTTTCTACTGCAccaagtaccatacttttggtacttaaAGAATGTGTTgattttccactggtgtaaaaactggtaccggcactGAATAACATCAACACAGggcggggtattttgtactgaatttgaaaaaaagGCTACATTAAATTAGATGGCTGGACAGTGTGTGATATTAATATCAGATGCACATgtaattcttacatcgctagtcaggCTTTTGTTTACTTTCAGTTCTGTACGTTCAATATAGAGTAGGGAGTTTGTTtcgttaaaacatttttacttttcataggaaaaaaacttagctttgcaattttaattattattcctatTATAGATGATCTAGTATaggtttaaaaatcagtttaaagtttacctctgctTTTGTATAAGAGTTGCATGTGTTCTTCGAGACAATCAATCATTTCCTTCCTTGCtatttaaatcactcctagatggatttgtgagaaatttatgtcaaactcctttttgctttataaataccccaataattattacaacaaaatacTGTGCCGccctagtatattatacaaagtACTTTATTTGTCCTTATTCTCTGACTTCGCAACTTTCTTCAAGACTGaggttgtattgtgtttcagaggcaggggtatttgcataaacaatcaacaaagaaagcatttcaagtccctcctcaaagtaccaaaaaagtatcCCAGTTTAGCAGtttcggtactggaacttttggtactggtgcGCGACCGGTCAATGGAAGCCaacagaaaagggaaagtacAGAAAGTACCGTACCATAAGTACCATAAGTACTGTACCTgttgcagtggaaaagtgccctaaCATATAGTAACGAATAAAAACATATTGCATTCAATAATACTTGAACATTTTGGGGTTGTAATTTAATGTGAatgtacatttaaacattgaataTTTCAATTGACAATATTTCTATTGTAAATTCATTGGGAAAATAATCAATGCAAAAATATTTGTTCCAAAATATACAGTTTATTAAGTTAATTTTTATAGTTTTGTCACCTGAATTCAGCTCATTTACTTTCGCcgcaaaataaatttcaaggcAACAAATTCAGTTGTAAACACTCAATGTGTATTTATGTCATCTTCATAATTCAAGAGGTAATATTCAGTCCCTTTGTTTTCGCTTTGCAAATACGCTGCCaaaatttcagtggtttaaaatacggtcTGAAATTCAAtcctctacatccgggactagcaggataGTGAAGCAGCACTACAGGAATACAGGAAAGTAATTTTGCtaaaaaaattatgttaaaaTAACTGTTAAATCTCTTCACATTGTGTCATGTCTGTTTTTTGCACCACATTATAGAGAGTATCTATAATCAGTATAAAAGAGTATCGATAAGCAGTATCGGTATCGATGTCTGTATCAATAAAATCCTAATGATACCCATCCCTAGTGACGAGTATCTTTTACTATAGATATTTCCTTTTTGTGGATGTGAACATTTTCTCATAGAACCTAATTAtgattcataataaataaatcaccaCAGAGATTTTTCAGTCTCCCTGGCACACTTGCATTGAGCAAATACAGTTGCCCATCTGTAGTCAGTCCAACAATTCCCTTCTACCCAGAACACCAAATgataactgtaaaaaaaaaaaatgtaaatgtgaacaCGGTTTTGTTGTATCGTCAGTGGGAATGTGAAAAATAGGGATATAATTGCTAAGCTGGCTTTGCTCTTAGCTCTTACATTTAATTCATAAACAGCACGGCAAGCAGGCACTAGCTACCTCACTGTATGGCGGCCAAATCCTTCGTATTCCTGGCTAATTTTCAGTGCTACAGTAGAATCTTTGATGCTCTTTTGCTGCTTTTTTTAGAGTTAGGTGTTTGTAGACTTTATCAGCTTTAAAGGGTTTTGGGTGAACCTATGTGGCGTGAAAACCATCTCAGTTCCCGTAGTGAGAAAAACAAGCTTTCAGCTTTGATCCAGCTTCCCTGTTAGCAATGTTCTGCTTCACAGAAGTAGCCCTCACGTTTGAAGTCTTGGATTTTAAACTAatttttattggcttgtttcttGATACCTCTCGGTTGAATATGGTGACAGttggtttgttttacatttCGGTCACACATTTCATGCTGCGTGAAACTGTCTCTGCTCACACCAGGACTAAGGgtgtgtaaacctgcaaaagTTGGCGATACATTTTCAGATACAGTTAGCTAGCTGTAAGTCTCCCTTTCTTCCACCCCCATGTGACATTGCGTGCTGTTTTGACCAGAGCAAGTTTTACAGGAGTTACCCTGGATGACATTAAATCATTAGTCAGGATGCTTTGGTGGTTTTTGCAAACTGGACACTAAAATTTTAGCCATATGTGAACAAGGATGTTGACAACGGTTGTCTGCAACTAAAAATTATATGCCAATGCAACAATGTCAGCTTCACTCACACGTAGCACCTGTGTGACGTGTCTCCCTCCATCTGCAGTATAAGGTGAGTCGTGGGCCTTGTATGGCCAAGAACTTTCCCCGTTCTCAGAGCTGGGCATCTGCTCAGGCTCCAAGCACATTTGCAGTTTGTAGTTTCCTCATCGCCCTCTAGCTGAAAACCAGAGTCACTGATGCCTTGAATCAGGTGTTGCTGTTTATTAGCTGCACTCGCGGGCTGCTGAGCTCTTACCCTTCAGCCCTCCCCCATCATTCTCCTAGGTGTGCGAGAGAAGCATGAGAACTGGGAAGCTCTCCTGGAGGATGGCCTACTGGAATCCTGTAGTGCACCGGCCAACCTACTGGAAggggtgagtgagtgagtgagtgggtgaataggtgagtgagtgagtgagtgagtgagtaaatAGACGAGTGAGTAAATAGGTGAGTGAGTGGGTGAATAGGTGGAGGCTTTATACACAAATTAGATGAAAGTGTCCGGATTGTACTGATAAATTCTTCATCCATCCGTTCTGTACCTGCTTATGGAGTTCTGGGTCTGGGAGGCGGTTAATGGAGCCCATCTTAGACATCAGAGGTTACGAGGCTAGAGAAGACCATGGTGTAAATGGCAGGCCATTGCAGGGTGCACATGCACATGATCATGCACTATTAGCGGAAACCAGAGTACTCACAGGAAGCCGCTGCCGCACAtacactgtggggggggggggctttgaatAGCGGCGGTGCTATCTGGTGAGCCACAGCATCACCTTAAGTTATCTCTCTCTTAGCCGCACCGTGGGAAGAATCTGTTGGACCTCCTGTGCCCGGGTACGAGTGTGGAGCTTCAGGACAGCGAGGATCCTGGAGTGGCCTGGGGGGCAGTGATTGAGGAGAATGTAGGGGGGCGCCTGCGCCTGCTGTACGCAGGAGCCGAGGGGCTACCCCAAACGCTTGCCAAGCACTGGGTCTTCTACCTGCACCCATTCCTGCACCCTCCTGGCTGGGCACTGGAAAGTGGCTGTACACTTgccccccctgctggtgggcatcacatttacttaaaataATATTCAAACGTGATCTTCTACTGTAAACATTTCCTTTATAATGTGATTATAGCTAGACTCTGGCAAACGTATTTTGTGGGTATCTTGATTGTTGCTAATTTGAAATGATGGCAAAAGGTGACCATCACCCTTCTGCTCTCACCCTGTGTGAAACATGTCACTGCAATTGTATACGCTGCTCTGACTCGGTTTCTCTGTCCGTGTCCGCGTTTGTGCTTCAGCGATACGTGTTTTGCGGAGTGAGGCGGAGTGGGGTGAAGTCCGACAGGGAATTAGCTGCCAGGCCACCGAGGAGACCGTCCCTGAAGACTTATTCAAGGTACTCATCTGAGGCCATGAGCTGCATAAAATATGTCTTCTCACTGTTTGTTTCTCTGCATCCAGCTCCTGAATAGTCACAGCACAGGAAATAAAGTAGATTGTAGCTTGGTGATGTTTGTTAAAGTCAGCTGGATTTCACCCAGCCAACTGGAATCGAGGTCTCGGTCACTTTTAACTACTGTTGCAAAGGTTCGGTCATTGTTGGCCATTAAGTAGGATTTGACTGGTCAGCACCTACCTATAAAATGCTGTTTGATCTCTTCCGCCTTGCTTTTCCGCAATAAAATTGGCTGTTGACATCAGAGGAGTAAGTTGACCTGATGTAGCCCAAAGCATCCCTGTCTGTGCTTAGGACAAGCCCACAGTCTCCACTCACTGCTTCAGTGAAGGCATGAAACTGGAAGCTGTTAATCCCGCTGCTCCCTTCTGCATAAGCCCCGCTACCGTCACCAAGGTAACCCTGCGCTGTCTGCCCGAGGCCCTATTCTGAGAAGCATGCCAGTTGTATAATATATCACGTGTCAATAGATCATCGAGTTCCTTACAGCATTAAATCTTAATAAGAGCATTGTATGTGTTTTATATGAAACGCTGTTGCCGATGGTGACTGACCGTGCCTCGCCAGGTGTTCAGTGATCAGTACTTCCTGGTGGAGATGGACGTCCTGCAGGGCAGCGCGGTGTGCAGGGGGGGCAGCCGCCCCTTTGTGTGTCACAGCGACAGCTCTGGCATCTTCCCTGCCCAGTGGAGCCTCAAAAACGGGGTGCCGCTCAGCCCGCCGCCAGGTCACTGACTCCGCCCTCTGTAGCCAGTTTAATGTGCGTTGCgtaataaatgaaaacaaaccaCTGCTTTTATTTCCATGTGCACAACAGGGACAAGTGCTTTTTCTGCTCATGAAAtgactgtctgcctgtgtctttcttggtctgcctgtgtctgtgtctttccTGGTCTGCCACTGTCTTTCCTGggctgtctgtgtctgcctgtgtctctcctggtctgcctgtgtctgcctgtgttttTCCTGGGCTGCCTGTCTCTATCTTTCCTGGTCTGCCTCTGTctttcctggtctgtctgtgtctgcctgtgtctctcTTGGTCACCTGTGTCTCTCCTGGTCTgcctgtatctgtctgtgtttttcctGGCCTGCCACTGTCTTTCCTGggctgtctgtgtctgcctgtgtctctcctggtctgcctgtgtctgtctgtgtttttcctggcctgcctgtctctgtctttcctggtctgtctgtgtctgcctgtgtctcaCCTGGTCCGCCTGTGTCTCTCCTGGTCTGCCTCTATCTACCTGTGTCTTTCCTGGTGTTGTCCGTGTCTGCTGGTGTCTTTCCTGCCCTGTGTATGTGCGTACCTGTGCTCACAGGATACCAGGGCCAGGACTTCGACTGGGCCGACTACCTGAAGCAGTGCGAGGCAGAGGCTGCACCCCAGCACTGCTTTGCCCCAGTGAGTAATCTCAGACTGAGGAGCAGTGTGCTGGCTTCCTGTATGACACACACTCCTTCTGCAAAGCCGCTCCGCCGCGCCTCACAGATACCGCCTTGTGCTGTCCAAAGTGCTTTCGCACTTAATCAGCAGAGGCTTAAGTAAGCAATTTGCTAAATGTTTGTATTCATTCTCTGCCAGCACCTGTAGCACAGGGCAGACCGAAAGCATTCACAGGCTGGTCTCTTGTCACAGCTtaggacacatttttttttgggtaACTCGTGCTTTTGTTCTATTGTGAGCGGCATCACTCATGCTCACAGTTGATAGGTATGCATCATGTTGCACATTTCCAGTCCTTGATGAGTTTGCAGTGGTACAGTTTGCTGCCGCATTAGCCCGTGAACATAGCCCGTCGCGGTGGTCAGAGGAGATcagcaaatactttttttttttttgctttcagaTTAGCGGCTATAAACACTGATTGTGGTTTACCTTCGCCCTTAACCACAATTGAGGAAAATAGCTGCAGAAATCAGCGCGACCAAATCTCCTGCTCTTTGCTTCTGTTTTTACTTTGCAACTTCCAGCTGAATTTAATAAGTGATCAGCGGATGACTCAGGCAGCCGAACATATTTTTGGAGAGGCAGAGCCAATGCAATGGTAGTTTAAATTAAACAGCATTATGTAATGGCAGTAAGCAGCAGTTATCAGGAAAACAATAACAACAGACTGGTTGTCACATATGTGATGTTGCATCATGTTTGTAGAGTGTAATTTACTGTTTAGCAGCTTTCTGAGGCTTTTATAGCTGAAACGCAGAAGGATTTGAAAGGCTGAAGCTCAGACggatcactttgctcatttcaCTTTTTAACCtttacttaaaaatatggatCCTCTGCAGTCACCATGTGTGTCAGTGTTTAAACTGCTGTTGTATTCATGCCCTGTAGGAGCTGCGTGACCATGACTTTGTGGCGTCCATGAAGCTGGAGGCGGTGAACCCGCTCTCCCCCGAGCACATCCACGTGGCAACTGTCACCAGGGTCCGGGGGCAGCACATCTGGCTGCATctggaaggtgggggggggggggagtgcaacTGAGACGCTGGAGGAGAATCGAGATGTTACACATCTGTGTACTATCGAGCCCTGGAGGGTTTTCTGTTAATTTTGTGCACACAATATACTCAATTATGAGCATAATTTTCCTTAACGTGGCCACAGAATACTAAATTGAGGTCACAAAATCCCCTCAAAATTTTTTTAAGAACAACCGTTTGCGCTGCCTCCAGGTTTCCATAGAATTCATTATTGAAAATGTCTTGGTTACTGACAGCCTCACCCCTGGCTCTGCTTTGTGCCTCCAGGGGTGAAGCAGTCCATCCCAGAGGTCATCACGCATGTCAATTCCATGGACATCTTTCCTGTCAGCTGGTGTGAGACCAATGGCTACGTCCTCAGACACCCCAGTAAACCTCAAGGTGGGTGGGTCACACCAGGGTTGTTTCCCCCAACATGGATGTAAAGATcaatttattaatgttttggTCCTGTTATGTATGCTCATTGCCAACTTTCCCGCACAGAAGCAAGTGTTCCTCTACCAGCTGGTAACATGTAAAGCTGCACCTGTCATGTTTCGTCGTTTTTTACTCTCCATCCAAACAGGTGGATTTCAGTTcttgtttctgttttatgttttcAGTTCAGAAGCAGAGGCGGGTTGCAGTGGTACAGCCGGAAAAGCAGTAGGTATCtcggggaaaagaaaaaaactgtgAACAGCAAGCGATTTATgttggggggggaaaaaactgaCCTGTTGTATGTTAACCCTGCAGCCGGACTCCAACCAGAGCCACGCCCACCGATGCCCTGAAACAACAGGAAAACAACCAATCAGAGAGCGGTGAGTGCCGTGTCCCTGGTGACCAGCACCTCTGAATAAGTCCCTATTGTACATTTCTCCCCATTGCTGTAGGCAGTATTATCTGCATTCCCGAGTAAATTTCTGTGTATTTGAGGATCATATGTAATTTGCATTCTAATCCCGTACCTGCTGACCCCGCAGGACAAAGCAACGGAAAATACTCCTGCCCCAAGATCTACTTCAACCACCGCTGTTTCTCCGGGCCGTACCTGAACAAGGGCCGCATAGCAGAGCTGCCGCAGTGTGTTGGGCCTGGCAGCTGTGTTCTGGTCTTAAAAGAGGTGCGATCTCAGCCAGGCTGAAGGCAGAGGCTGCTCTGCGTGACTCGATGACTCCAGAGAAACGTTACTCTGCCTCCGAgccgccctctctctctctctctctctctctctcctgctcgctcgctctctgtctctcgctcgctctctctccgtCTCGTCTCCCTCATCTCTGCACGATCTTCAGACGCCCACCTGTCCTTCCTCCCCAGGTGCTGACGCTCCTGATCAATGCGGCCTACAAGCCGAGCCGGGTCCTGCGGGAGCTGCAGCTGGATGAGGAGTCTCGCTGGCAGGGCCACGGGGAGACGCTCAAAGCCAAGTCAGTGCCGCTAACGGGGGACCCGGAGCGCCGCATGCTGCCGTGTCATATCGCAATGTGGCGAAATAATTATACACTGGGCTGAGGCTTCACCTGGTCTGCCTTAACGCACGTCACGTGCTCCCGACTCGTAGGTACAAGGGCAAGAGCTATCGAGCCACGGTGGAGATTGTGCGAACGGCAGATCAAGTGGCAGAGTTTTGTAGGAAGACCTGCATCAAGCTTGAGTGTTGCCCCAACCTGTTTGGGCCGCGCATGGTTCTGGAGCGCTGCTCAGAAAATTGCTCCATCCTCACCAAGACCAAGTACAGTGAGTGGCTCGCCGTCTGCCCTCGCCCAGTGTGTCTCTCTCTTCTTATCACGAGCTGCTGGGCATCTTATAATCATTTGGCTTTTTCTTGAAAGCAAATTAGCAAGCCGCTCGTTATCAGTTTACCCGAAATGGAAGTAATTCTCATCACAAAGAGATTCATATCTCCATCCAGGTTCCATGCATCTTTCTTATGTATTAATAACATGCTGTGATATCAAAATCACCAGATCTTGGTTTATGGCATGTGGAAGCCAGGCTAAAATTCACAAAGATGTAGCCAAATATGACTGAGGGGTTAATCGCAGATCTCCATTAAAATGTTGCCATTTTAAAGTAACAATGTCTTTAAAATGGCTTTGAAGCTTGTTATCCACAGTGAAGTTAAGGCAGCAGATTTGCAGTCATCAAAGTCAAAGTATCTATTATCATCTTTAGCTGTAGGATCTAGGGGTCATACACCGAGATGAAATTACAATCTCGTTGGTCGTTGGTCTtattgctgtgtgtgttttttgggAAAAGCTTGTTTGATCTTTAAAAATATCTGATTTTCCCCAGGGAAAATAATGTAGTGTTGGATTATTGTAGAAAGACCATTTTAGAGCTTTATTAATTAGATGGACATGGGCTCATAAACGAGTTTGCTGAATTCAACAGGCTCCCCCTTGTGGTGGTTTACTGTAATACTGTTGAATAAGGTTCTTACTCTAGTGTGAGCATCCATCCTCAAACttcttatcctggtcaggatagTGAAGGGACTGAACACAAGGCTGGAGTACAtcctgaacaggatgccagtctgtcacagggcacatacatatGGGCATTCACACTCTATGGACCATTTCGAGCCACCAGTCATACTAACTGCGTGTCGTTGCACTACaggggaaaccggagaactcAGGGGAATCCCCCACCCATGGAAATGTGAGCAAAGCCTGCCACCCTCTGAACTAGCCACAGTGTAAAATATCCAGTGACGGATCATGCGAGATAACAGCATTAGCAACCTTCACATATAACTGCTTATAATGCACAGGCAAGAATAATGCAGAAATTGCAGGCGAGGCAGAAATTCTGTACGGATAACTAGGTTTCATTTCACTTTAAACACATATCATTGTACTGGCTGATTGAAACACAGGTGGTCTCTGTTCTCAGAAGTGTGACCATCAGTCTCAGTCATCAACTGGTTTAGCGTAACACCTGTTCGTGGCGGGATGTGACAGGTGTGCATGTGTTCCACAGCCCATTACTACGGCAAAAAGAAAAGCAAGCGGATTGGCCGACCCCCGGGGGgccacacgaacctgg
Encoded here:
- the sfmbt1 gene encoding scm-like with four MBT domains protein 1 isoform X2, producing MTTRGRATMNLELLESDQGSGQDDSDFNWDEYLEECGLSAVPHHAFKHVDLSLHTGLSPGMKLEVCVRGEPNGSYWVATIITTCGQLLLLRYEGYHDDRRADFWCDIMTADLHPIGWSKQHGRIMKPPEGVREKHENWEALLEDGLLESCSAPANLLEGPHRGKNLLDLLCPGTSVELQDSEDPGVAWGAVIEENVGGRLRLLYAGAEGLPQTLAKHWVFYLHPFLHPPGWALESGCTLAPPAAIRVLRSEAEWGEVRQGISCQATEETVPEDLFKDKPTVSTHCFSEGMKLEAVNPAAPFCISPATVTKVFSDQYFLVEMDVLQGSAVCRGGSRPFVCHSDSSGIFPAQWSLKNGVPLSPPPGYQGQDFDWADYLKQCEAEAAPQHCFAPELRDHDFVASMKLEAVNPLSPEHIHVATVTRVRGQHIWLHLEGVKQSIPEVITHVNSMDIFPVSWCETNGYVLRHPSKPQVQKQRRVAVVQPEKHRTPTRATPTDALKQQENNQSESGQSNGKYSCPKIYFNHRCFSGPYLNKGRIAELPQCVGPGSCVLVLKEVLTLLINAAYKPSRVLRELQLDEESRWQGHGETLKAKYKGKSYRATVEIVRTADQVAEFCRKTCIKLECCPNLFGPRMVLERCSENCSILTKTKYTHYYGKKKSKRIGRPPGGHTNLEGGMKRTGKRRKRRKHFFVHKKKRSSSLDNTPAGSPQGSGDEEDLDEEDSLSEDSGSELQDELLDDSEHSEKKSQPPSPTPNETVRTRRRRKARSSSYSDDENRPPSPKTQRGDAPEKLRLDSSPLEWSVADVVRFIRTTDCAALARIFLDQEIDGQALLLLTLPTVQECMGLKLGPSIKLCHHIERVKLAFYQQFAS
- the sfmbt1 gene encoding scm-like with four MBT domains protein 1 isoform X1; this encodes MTTRGRATMNLELLESDQGSGQDDSDFNWDEYLEECGLSAVPHHAFKHVDLSLHTGLSPGMKLEVCVRGEPNGSYWVATIITTCGQLLLLRYEGYHDDRRADFWCDIMTADLHPIGWSKQHGRIMKPPEGVREKHENWEALLEDGLLESCSAPANLLEGPHRGKNLLDLLCPGTSVELQDSEDPGVAWGAVIEENVGGRLRLLYAGAEGLPQTLAKHWVFYLHPFLHPPGWALESGCTLAPPAAIRVLRSEAEWGEVRQGISCQATEETVPEDLFKDKPTVSTHCFSEGMKLEAVNPAAPFCISPATVTKVFSDQYFLVEMDVLQGSAVCRGGSRPFVCHSDSSGIFPAQWSLKNGVPLSPPPGYQGQDFDWADYLKQCEAEAAPQHCFAPELRDHDFVASMKLEAVNPLSPEHIHVATVTRVRGQHIWLHLEGVKQSIPEVITHVNSMDIFPVSWCETNGYVLRHPSKPQVQKQRRVAVVQPEKHRTPTRATPTDALKQQENNQSESGQSNGKYSCPKIYFNHRCFSGPYLNKGRIAELPQCVGPGSCVLVLKEVLTLLINAAYKPSRVLRELQLDEESRWQGHGETLKAKYKGKSYRATVEIVRTADQVAEFCRKTCIKLECCPNLFGPRMVLERCSENCSILTKTKYRETGELRGIPHPWKSHYYGKKKSKRIGRPPGGHTNLEGGMKRTGKRRKRRKHFFVHKKKRSSSLDNTPAGSPQGSGDEEDLDEEDSLSEDSGSELQDELLDDSEHSEKKSQPPSPTPNETVRTRRRRKARSSSYSDDENRPPSPKTQRGDAPEKLRLDSSPLEWSVADVVRFIRTTDCAALARIFLDQEIDGQALLLLTLPTVQECMGLKLGPSIKLCHHIERVKLAFYQQFAS